One part of the Paenibacillus silvisoli genome encodes these proteins:
- a CDS encoding phytanoyl-CoA dioxygenase family protein yields MRIKLTEQELASGQLSPEMLELAAEQVRVNGYIVFEKVLSDEKIKTIRDAFDPIFDEFIDKRGYNTGTNRAQMFLPFMEPFNDSEVIAHPIAMQVIGKVLGNGFHCSYFASDTPMPGSDYQAVHCDIMPLFPELTVPLPPFSLVVNIPLVDVNEVNGPLEIWPGGTHLNPDNANHDTLDGSVNPNLHIVRAAEGMLSEKVFMPAGSIVIRDIRMWHRGTPNRSDDRRTNLAMIFNRHWYNSSTHTPIPRETYDKLSKKEQEVYRNFRIGQPVAMPWE; encoded by the coding sequence ATCAAATTGACTGAGCAAGAATTGGCCAGCGGCCAGCTTAGCCCGGAAATGCTTGAGCTTGCGGCCGAGCAAGTTCGCGTTAACGGCTATATCGTATTCGAGAAAGTGCTGAGCGACGAGAAGATCAAAACGATCCGCGACGCGTTCGATCCGATTTTCGACGAGTTCATCGACAAGCGCGGTTACAACACGGGCACGAACCGTGCGCAAATGTTCCTTCCGTTCATGGAGCCGTTCAACGACAGCGAAGTGATCGCTCATCCGATCGCGATGCAAGTGATCGGCAAAGTGTTGGGCAACGGCTTCCACTGCTCGTACTTCGCATCCGACACGCCGATGCCGGGTTCGGACTACCAAGCCGTACACTGCGACATCATGCCGCTGTTCCCGGAATTGACCGTTCCGCTGCCTCCGTTCAGCCTTGTGGTGAACATTCCGCTCGTGGACGTGAACGAAGTGAACGGACCGCTTGAAATTTGGCCAGGCGGAACGCACCTGAACCCGGACAACGCGAACCATGATACGCTGGATGGCAGCGTGAACCCGAACCTGCACATCGTCCGCGCTGCGGAAGGCATGCTGTCGGAGAAAGTGTTCATGCCGGCAGGCTCCATCGTCATCCGCGACATCCGCATGTGGCACCGCGGCACGCCGAACCGTTCGGACGACCGCCGTACGAACCTGGCGATGATTTTCAACCGTCATTGGTACAACAGCAGCACGCATACGCCGATCCCGCGCGAAACGTATGACAAGCTGTCGAAGAAGGAACAAGAAGTTTACCGCAACTTCCGCATCGGCCAACCGGTCGCAATGCCTTGGGAATAA